AGAAGCAGAAGGAGGGCAAGAAGCGCATGAAGATGGTCGGCCGCGTCGAGGTTCCGCAGGAGGCGTTCATCGCCGCGCTGTCGGGTGACGTCGAAGGCAAAGACAAGAAGTAGTGGTCGTGTGGCCTGACGTCCTCGGCGTCGGGCCGCGTGTCCGGTGTCTGCTCAGGTGAGCCCAAGTAGTCTGGAGAACATGCGTCGCGGAACATTCCGAGCTGGGACGGTGGACTATGCCGCCGTCGGTGCCACTCATGCGCCGGATCTGATGCAGTATCCGCCGGAGCACAGCATTCCCGCGGAGGAATCGTGGCGCATCGGCAGCGGCGAGGAGCGATTCCAGATCGCCGGTGAGGCGCTGCTGTCCTGGACCGCCCAGCGTGCGGCAGGACTCTCCCTGCAGGATGTCCGCCCCGCTGCCGGACCGGCCTACGCGGGGGTCACCTTTGACGAAGAGGGCACGCCGATCGCGCCGAGCACGCGCGATGTCGAGCAGCGCTTCGATGCGGAGGGGACACCGTTCGTCGGTCCCGGAATGACGATCCGCCTGGACGGGCGCGTCGGGGGGATGCGTGCGGACGCGGAGCTTCGTGTGATCTCGGTCACGGAAGAGCGCCGCCACATCGGCTTCGTTCTCGGCACGGTGGGGGACTCGGTCGTCAGCGGCGAGGAGTCTTTCGACCTGCAGTGGCGTGAAGACACCGACGAGGTGTGGTTCACCGTGCGCGCGTTCGACGCGCCGGTCGGGCTTCTG
The DNA window shown above is from Microbacterium keratanolyticum and carries:
- a CDS encoding DUF1990 family protein, producing MRRGTFRAGTVDYAAVGATHAPDLMQYPPEHSIPAEESWRIGSGEERFQIAGEALLSWTAQRAAGLSLQDVRPAAGPAYAGVTFDEEGTPIAPSTRDVEQRFDAEGTPFVGPGMTIRLDGRVGGMRADAELRVISVTEERRHIGFVLGTVGDSVVSGEESFDLQWREDTDEVWFTVRAFDAPVGLLYRVLPALVKRRRRELFARYLRAISPLYATPL